The proteins below are encoded in one region of Megalops cyprinoides isolate fMegCyp1 chromosome 14, fMegCyp1.pri, whole genome shotgun sequence:
- the zgc:136439 gene encoding mannose-1-phosphate guanyltransferase codes for MKAIVLAAGYGTRLQRDIENDTTGRFRHLVGTPKPLLPVGHCALISHWVQALNSTGYVDAIFVVTNDLYYKIFEDWAQSFPNVKILNDGTQHNEERLGAVACLRLTVKHFRIDDHIVVIGGDTLFKEDFSLSRITNEFSSLIAKCDDSNLVLSYQCKDEETLKYGILEVDKDLRVSCMKEKPHPSETNSRRACPCFYLFSKATLPLLDVFLDEKKKAPIEEKDAPGNFLSWLILRKPIYVHEVSGRFDVGNLPSYVECDTFFRENLSSLNSYLK; via the exons ACCGGAAGGTTCAGGCACCTGGTTGGCACCCCTAAACCTCTGCTTCCCGTTGGTCACTGTGCTTTAATATCTCACTGGGTTCAGGCCCTAAATAGCACCGGGTACGTGGATGCCATCTTTGTCGTT ACAAATGACCTCTACTATAAAATATTTGAGGACTGGGCTCAGTCATTTCCAAATGTCAAGATCCTCAACGATGGGACCCAGCACAATGAG GAGCGCCTTGGTGCAGTCGCCTGCCTTAGGCttacagtgaaacatttcagGATAGATGACCACATTGTAGTGATTGGAGG GGACACTTTATTCAAGGAAGATTTCAGTCTCTCCAGAATTACAAATGAGTTTTCCAGTCTGATTGCGAAGTGTGACGATAGCAATTTGGTACTCTCCTATCAGTGCAAAGATGAGG AGACTTTGAAGTATGGCATTCTGGAAGTGGACAAAGATCTGCGGGTTTCCTGCATGAAAGAGAAGCCTCACCCCTCGGAGACAAACTCAAGGAGAGCT TGTCCCTGTTTCTATTTGTTCTCCAAGGCAACTCTTCCTCTTCTCGATGTATTCCTCGATGAAAAAAAG AAAGCGCCAATTGAAGAGAAAGATGCACCAGGAAACTTTCTGTCATGGCTCATCCTACG aAAGCCAATATATGTTCACGAGGTGTCTGGACGGTTTGATGTGGGAAACCTGCCTTCCTATGTGGAATGTGACACCTTTTTCAGAGAGAATCTTTCAAGTTTGAACTCTTATTTAAAGTGA
- the asnsd1 gene encoding asparagine synthetase domain-containing protein 1, translating to MCGICCVLSVSSSHSVLEHHVCENLRKRGPCSSQEITKTVADLGYRCLFSAHVLHLRGFLTPQPVEDGNGNVLLWNGEVFGGLTIGNKENDTQVLCQHLSGAGHPEEILSVLSRVRGPWAFIYYQAARHCLWFGRDFFGRRSLLCRCDAEEKSVVLTSVAASLSGPGGPGWQEVPAGGIYRIDLSAFNDPGSFTLEVYPWVCADSALLQTNHDFKWGGLSSWVSLKMSDSGLFLAAPVCPLNTAMSEILPDTEHAFGPQPCAEDLDAFLNCGEKQKVVRHLIDVLSEAVRRRVQALPCLTPETSPLATEKADIAILFSGGIDSVVLAALADRHVPSGKPIDLLNVAFELQEPQKRKESSRKSKGCKLKPTETSAAPSGPGDSSSFSVPDRMTGKASLKELQALNPHRRWNFVEINVTREELQEMRQKNIRHLVHPLETVLDDSIGCAVWFAARGAGMVTEGREQNAYTSTAKVVLTGIGADEQLAGYSRHRVRFKTAGLDGLVQELAMELGRISSRNMGRDDRVIGDHGKEARFPFLDEDVVSFLNSLPVWEKADLSLPRGLGEKLLLRLAARELGLGAAATLPKRAMQFGSRIAKLENSHEKASDKCHRLHTA from the exons ATGTGCGGTATTTGCTGTGTGTTGAGCGTGTCCTCCTCACATTCTGTGCTGGAGCACCATGTGTGTGAAAACCTGAGAAAGAGGGGGCCCTGCTCCAGTCAAGAGATCACGAAAACTGTGGCCGACCTAGGCTACCGGTGCCTTTTTTCTGCCCATGTCCTTCACTTGAGAGGCTTCCTGACTCCACAGCCAGTTGAGGATGGGAACGGGAATGTGCTTCTTTGGAATGGAGAGGTGTTTGGTGGCCTAACCATAGGGAACAAGGAAAACGACACCCAGGTTCTCTGCCAGCACCTCTCAGGCGCTGGCCATCCTGAAGAGATACTGTCTGTACTGTCCCGGGTTCGAGGGCCCTGGGCTTTCATTTATTACCAGGCAGCCAGGCACTGCCTCTGGTTCGGCAGGGACTTTTTCGGTCGACGAAGCCTGCTCTGCCGTTGCGATGCGGAGGAGAAATCGGTTGTGCTCACTTCAGTGGCTGCATCCCTCTCTGGCCCTGGAGGCCCAGGCTGGCAGGAAGTGCCTGCAGGTGGGATTTACAGGATAGATTTAAGTGCATTTAATGATCCAGGCTCGTTCACTTTAGAAGTGTATCCATGGGTTTGTGCAGACAGTGCCCTGCTACAAACCAATCATGATTTTAAGTGGGGGGGATTATCCAGTTGGGTGTCTTTGAAAATGAGCGATTCTGGACTTTTTTTAGCCGCCCCAGTTTGCCCCCTGAACACAGCTATGTCCGAGATACTCCCTGACACAGAGCATGCCTTCGGCCCTCAGCCGTGTGCTGAAGACCTGGATGCGTTTCTGAATTgtggtgaaaaacaaaaagttgtTCGCCACCTCATTGATGTGTTGAGTGAGGCGGTGCGAAGGCGTGTGCAGGCTCTTCCCTGTTTAACCCCGGAAACATCACCATTAGCCACAGAGAAGGCTGACATTGCCATACTTTTTTCCGGTGGGATTGACTCAGTAGTTCTTGCTGCATTAGCTGACCGTCATGTCCCTTCTGGGAAGCCCATTGATCTCCTGAATGTGGCCTTCGAGCTGCAGGAACCTCAGAAACGGAAAGAATCAAGCAGGAAGTCAAAGGGCTGCAAATTAAAACCCACGGAGACCAGTGCCGCCCCCAGTGGACCGGGGGACTCTAGCAGCTTCAGTGTGCCAGACAGAATGACTGGCAAAGCCAgcctgaaggagctgcaggcaCTAAACCCACACCGAAGGTGGAACTTTGTGGAAATAAATGTCACCCGAGAAGAGCTCCaggaaatgagacagaaaaacatcaGACACCTGGTGCACCCTCTTGAGACGGTGCTCGATGACAGCAtcggctgtgctgtgtggttcGCTGCCAGGGGAGCTGGCATGGTGACAGAGGGCAGAGAACAGAATGCGTACACTTCAACTGCAAAG gTGGTTCTGACAGGTATTGGGGCGGACGAGCAACTTGCTGGGTATTCCCGACATCGGGTGCGCTTCAAGACCGCCGGCCTGGATGGTCTGGTCCAAGAGCTAGCCATGGAGCTGGGGAGAATCTCCTCCAGGAACATGGGCAGGGATGACAGAGTCATTGGAGACCATGGGAAAGAGGCCAG GTTCCCCTTCCTGGATGAGGATGTGGTCAGTTTCCTGAACAGCCTGCCGGTGTGGGAGAAGGCCGACCTGTCTCTGCCACGGGGCCTGGGGGAGAAGCTCCTTCTGCGCCTGGCTGCCAGAGAGCTGGGCCTGGGGGCTGCTGCCACACTGCCCAAGAGGGCCATGCAGTTCGGCTCCCGCATCGCAAAGCTGGAGAACAGCCATGAGAAGGCCTCCGATAAATGCCACAGACTCCACACAGCTTAA
- the LOC118789342 gene encoding ASNSD1 upstream open reading frame protein-like produces the protein MVLLISCEMSAKSYQETEDTAQGETTLKEELNKKIKEQKVVVDELSNLKKNRRVYLQQPNSNIFFLADKGETLSTCKKALDSMKKDYQDM, from the exons ATGGTACTACTTATTTCTTGCGAGATGTCAGCCAAAAGTTATCAAGAAACGGAAGATACAGCACAAGGAGAAACTACACTTAAAgaagaattaaataaaaag ATCAAAGAACAGAAGGTTGTGGTTGACGAGCTCTCCAATCTGAAGAAAAACAGG AGGGTTTACCTACAGCAGCCCAATagcaacattttctttttggcGGACAAAGGAGAGACCCTTAGCACATGCAAAA aGGCACTGGACAGTATGAAGAAGGATTATCAAGACATGTAG